The segment GACCAAACCCAGAAAaatcctgatatccgagggagacttcgggacctcccactgcatcaccgcctcgattttggccggatcgaccaaaatgtGATAGTAGATCATATCCTTGCTAGATATCCTTGTTAGATAAAATgttgttatgttgatgttttgtTCAATGATATTATATGAAATATATGTTAGTTATGATATTATATGCACATGTATGTATTGAGTAAAAAATAGGGATCCAAAAAAAGAAGATTGTCTAGAGTTTTGCATGGAAACTGTAGAAATGACAGAGACCGGTTAATTGTTTGCCGATAAGAGTATAGATGAGTGATCTATTTGTGGGATCAATATAGTCGCTTATGTGAAATATGTGGGATAAGagactatttttggtatgttatGTTAATTTATAACTCACCAGACCGATCTATGTTGTTTCCATGTATTTTAGGTTTAGGTAACAAGCCTTAGAGAAAATGTACTTAAGAGCATGAAGAACATGGATTGGGTTTTCGTTTCATGCTTTATTTCTTGTTGCTTTAATTGTGGTTAGGATATGGTTGGTACATCCGTACATGTTTTCTGGAaatgttttgaatatttttcGAAACTCTGGTttgtaaaaaatattatatactcTGATAATTTCCAGAAAATTTATGTTAAAATGTTGTGAAAAATACGGCTCATACAACTGCTTCCAAGGATTTGAAATTCCGAACCTTATTCAAGTTGTTTTGAATGTTCGTAACGATGTAAATCGAGTGTAGGGCTAGCTGGCTGCTTCGTGTAAGCTTTTTGTTGTTTTATTTGTTTGCACATATGAGAATTTATGTGTGGCTTTGTGGAATTTCATGTTTCTTCCAAATCCAAAACATATAATATACCTTTCTGTTTTGTGTTTTCAAAGAAACAAAGAACTGCCGAGAAGAATCAGATTTCAGTTATTATTCGTAACATCTTCCTGCAATGATTTTCTTCCTGTTATAAGTGGAAGAAAACGATTTTAAGGGAAAGCTTGCGCCACATAATGATATGATGCAATATCAGGTTTTAGTGGGAAAATATTTTCATGAACCCTTTTCCTCCAGAGGGGATTTGCCCCTTTCAACCCTGCTAGGAGTGTTGTCCCCAAACCCTTGTATTCCTAAGTACTCCTTTATCCATTCTGAGTGTGCTCCCCCACACCTTCCATCTCGGAACATAAATTGTACTCAACTCATCTCGATATTAATTCTAACTACACCAAAAAAAAATGATTacaacactaaaatcaccaacaacctAGAAACCCAGATGAATTGGCTTAAACTCCAATACCGTTCAGGTTGTTTGTTTAGGTATGAAGGGATGAGAGTGACAGTGATTATGGTTGGTCCAAATTTTGGAACTGTTATTCTTCTTCAGAGACATTAAATAGATCAAAAAATTATATCTGCAATTGGAAAACCATCCAAACTGTGGGAACTGTCAAACTTGCATAACTGATGGTAACAACCTTCGTCCAAGATCCTTTTCTCTGCAATCACCGTTTGCTTGGGCCCGTTTTCACGAGGGATTTGGTGACTTGGATTGGAGATCATCATCAGGATTAGCAGCGATGTTTGGTGTTGATGGGTTAGATAGAGGTGAGAGGCAAAGATGAAGcattattgtgtgtgtgtgtgtgtgtgagagagagagagagagagagagagagatgagcaCGGAGATGAAGAATTAGTGAAAGGAAAAGGAAATGGTGGTCTTATCtcaatttctttttattataaaaggtagaattattaataataaaaagttttaaaaaattagAAATGAAAGATAGTCATTTTACCTTGTTAAAAACAAAAATCACAACATAAAAAAACTATATCAAAGACATCCTCAAAGCACATGGACTATACAAATACTATACCGAAGACGACctcaaaccacatggaccattcatgtaatttactcattatattttaattatcaattaataacAACTATCGTTTCTAAACACCCAATAACAACAAAAGGAAACTGATTTTTCGAATTTGTTTTTCTGTCCATCTAttgaaaaaataataaatgaacAATATACCCTCACTTAATTCAACCTTCAtttaatttactctaaataataACGAAGCTAATTATACAACTTAAACACATCACCAACATATGTTAAGAACACAGTTTTTGGCGAattgttttgggaacaaacacACTTTCAGATGCGAGCCATTACTAGAGATTGCAATTTGTCTTCTTTTTCATAGCCGAAAGACGGATGTTAATTAAGCGTGAGATCATCACCGATTAGGATGAGTCTGAAGAGGTTGGAGAAGTTGACGTTGCCCAGATTCATGATTCAGTACAAGAACATGAGAACTTCTTTCCCATTGTTCTGCATGGCATTTGACACTGTCCTATCAAAATTAGgcaaaataatcaaaattttcatgtaatgAAAAAAATGGTTATGTTTGTTTCTAAGCTTGATAAAAGATGTTTACAGAGTAAACAAAGCACACACGGATTAtaagaaaataacaaaattaATCATATAAAATCGAAATCCAAACAGATACATAAACTAAAAAAGCAAATGATACCACAAATCTTGATCCGTATTTCCAGCTCAAACAAAATTCGGCTGTCACAAGAAAATCTCTAGAAACAACACAAAGTTGCTTGATTTCTGGTTCGGTAAATTGTTGAGAGGAGAAATGGGTTTGTAGGTTCTTGGAATAAAGATTCAAAGAGAATATGTAAAGTCTAACTACGGATAAAGCATTGCAATAGGAGGGGCGTATCGACACACTACTACTattaggaagaagaagaagagtgtgTGGATTGGCTATCAAAAGAAGCAGCTCAGAAGGAGGAAGACGATTGTGTACGTCGTTTGAAATAAATCCATAACTCTCTCTTTCTTCAATAccaataaatttaaaaaagggCATAATCATCaatgtatatattttgttttggATGGAAATATGAATTCCCATAACAAAACTCAGTCTCCCATCTTTCATAAATAACTTGTTGACATCTATAATAACGACTCAATAATGGAAACGATCATTCTCCATCAAGACACTTCCAAGTACAAAATGCAATTAAGATTCAAACTCTAACAAAACAAACGACTGTACGACTATTACTCTATTATACAACTACCAAAACCATCTTTACACATTCCAAACCCGCTCAACATCCCGCATACATCTAAGTACAAGTTCTCGATGCACAACATACACATCAAGCCTtcttttcatcatcatcatctaagAGCATTAATAAAAGCCATCAACGAGTCAACATCTCTCTTTTCAGACGCATACTTAATCGGTCTAGACGAGTGCTTCGGGAAGAAAAGAATTGTGGGGAAGCTCCCGAGTTGCAATTCTTGCTTTGCAAACGACTTTTGGTCACCATCCGCTCTAAATTTCCCAACTTTCACACCGCTTCCGGCTAATTTATCAGCCAATTCAACATACGATGCTTCCATTGCCTTCAAGAAATAACAACACACTTCAttattaataaacatataaatgttTTAATAGTTATAAATAAACATTGCTATTCAAAATTATTACCTGACAAAACGGGCACCAAGGTGCATAAAGAACAACCATCCACGCGTCTTTCCGGTCTTCCATCTTCACAAGATTCTCAATTCCGGTCCGACTCAAATTCACAACATTTTGGCTTTCAAAGATATCCGCAGCGGAATTCCCGTTTCCATTCCCATTCCCATTCCCATTCCCATTGACCGATTCCTCCTTCAAATTCCCTTTATGCAACCCACATTCTTTAGCTTTAGCATCCTCCCACCACCACCTTCCTTCTCTCTCATGCTGACCTGGCAACACCGACCTCGTGCATGGCTCGCACCCTATCGACACATACCCTTGAGCATGCAATGAGTTAACCGGGACATCCATGGTTCGTAAAAAGCTCCATATATCATTTCCAGCTACATTAGCCACAGGGTTAAACTTCACCAAGCTACCTGGCCCACCATCCATTCCTTCAAAAACCGGGTCAACTTGAACCACTGGGACCTCGGATCGGGTCCCGGGTGACTGGTCTTTTCTTTGACCCGTTATCCATGCCCGCAAACCCTTCAACGCCCGTCTCAAAGGTCGGACCTTTCTGACCCGACAGCATTCTTGATGTCCATCTTCGTAGAAAGAGAAGAGACCTTTGGTTCTTACTAGGGCTTGAACTTCTACAGCGTCTGGGAACATGTATTCGATTCTGATGTTGTAATGTTTCTCGACTTCATCAAAGAATTTGTAGGTTTCAGGGTTTAGTCTTCCGGTGTCTAGGGAGAAGACCCTGAACGGACGTCCGGTTAAGTGGGCGTATTCGATTAAAGCGACATCTTCGGCGCCACTGGAATTGAGAAATGATTTTAGGATGTTAAGATTTGGTCATTTTCATTGGGTGATCGAAAATTATGGATAAATGAGTTGTACTGTTGAATTACCTGAAAGCGATTGCGATATCGTTCCCGTATTTTTCGAGGGCTTTATCCATGATTGCAAGTGGAGAAGAATTTTCAAGATCTTTAGCCAATTTCTCGATGTCTACCACCTCTACTGATTTCTCCACCACATCTGATACAAACACCAAGGGCATTCTCGTCATTTTACATGTTAGATATGTTAATGCTTTTAATGACTTGTATTTCGTGGTATACGACTTATGCTGTTATGCATACTAAAACTATTTCCATTAAACCACTACAATGAATATCCCCCAAAAAAACCCGAGTTCCATTTAAGAAGGCTTACACAAGAGGTCAAAGGATCTAGCGTCAAACTTCAAAATTGAAGCAAAATtacaaaattccaagaaatttaaTGATTATGGTAAACTTTTTAAAAAGTACTAGAAATAAAAACAACAATTATGCAGCGAATTCATAAGAAAATCCTTAATAATTTTGCAATTAAAAAGCAAAAGCTTTGACATTTAGAAAGTCATTGAATCCTCTTAGGAAAAAGGGTATTATTATGCTTAATGATAAGAAAGAACAGGGGATTATTCAAACACAGATTTTGTCGACTGAATTATCACCAATTAATCCGAATTAATGATCAATTAAttgatttacaaaaaaaaaaccctagaaatatCATGTGTAATTATACATACCAGGAGCAAATATGGTAGCGGCCGAAGGAACGATTGAATCGTTCCTCTTCGGTTCAGCATTCAAAGGCTTCACCGCCGCAGATCGTTTCTGGGATAAACTGAAAGCCGCTGGCAATCGATTCGACCGATCGGACGGATGAAAATTGCTTGAATTGAACTGAACACCTGCAACAAAGATACAATTATTCAAACCCATGACCAAAAAACCTAATTCAAAACAAACCCATACAAATTAACACGCATAAAAACTAAAATCGATGTCTAAACTTATGATCGATGAATTTACCTTGTTCTGTACGATTAGAAGATGAAAAAACGATTGAAGTAGAAGAAGTAACAGCTAACGCCATTGTTGAAGTATGAAACTTGTATCAAGTAATTATAACCGATTGAAATCTGTGAATTTTATGATGAATTTGGTTAAGAGGGAGGAAATTTATATATTAACAAGAGAAGAAAACGGGTTATCAAAGGTGAGGGGCGGCCTTTAAGGTTCATTGAACCTGGACGTTTTTCTGACCGTGTGTGATTTACAGGAAAACACGCAGTAAAAGGTGTGACGTGTCAAGATCTACGGTGGTCGTGAGTCGAGCCTTCTACCTTTGGTAACGGCTCACGTCACTTGGTGGGCCGCAAAGTCCATATAGAATTCTTTTAGGTTTTTattattaacataaaataaaaacgaAGATTCGAAGGTAATTTACATGAACATTCATGCATCTTCCACTTTTTCAACTTTACTTTCTGTTTCtttctaagggtattttggtcattcaCTTGATAACAAATTGGACCGTTTCCCCTTTATGCTTATAGCTTGGAATTCTATATCTTGCTCATTCTAAAAAGATTGTAACAACATTATGCATCCATATCATGCATTGCAATTTATAAATTGTAAAGGATATAACAATATTATAATAGTTTGATTCACATTTTATATCAAAAAACATGAGGTGACATGTTTTGTTTATTTGCTCACAGAATCTTTTATGTGTAGTGTGGCTTTTACACTCATCATCCATACAACTTAATAAATACCTATAAATTAATTCAATTTATATTAAACTTTGCTCATACCAAAAAGATATAGAATTATAACTAATATAACTATGGAGAGTAATTGATGCTGTGAAAATCTTAGATATATTCATTAATACGATTGCCTTATATAGGCTGAATACAAATGTTTGACTGTTCCATATTTACAGGAGAATAAGTAGCAACTAGACTAGGTAATTTGACTATACAATTGACTATATAATTACACGTGATAATATCTAATTATACATAAGATAAATCTATTTGTGAATATCCTTAATACGCCCCCGCAAGATGGAGGATCCATCGGAGACTCCAATCTTGGAACGATTGCGAAGAAATGAAGCTCGGGATAGAGGTTTGGTGAGCATATATGCAAGCTGGTCGTGGGAGTGAACATGATGAACTTTGAGAAGACCCGTGGAGACTTGTTCACGAACAAAATGGTAGTCTAGAGCTACATGCTTCATACGCGAGTGATAGACAGGATTCGCATAAACATAAGTGGCACCTGTATTGTCACAAAAGAGAGTAGGAGGGTGTGTGATAGATATGCCGAGTTCGAGTAGTAAGTTCTTTAGCCATGCTAATTCAGCCGAAGCATTTGCCAACGCCTTATATTCTGCTTCAATGGAGGATCTGGAGACTGACTTTTGCCTTGTAGACTTCCAAGAAACAATGTTAGAACCAAGATAAAGTAAATAAGTTGTTGTGGATCTACCTGCATCattaacaccccccccccccccccaatcggAATATGAAAAAGCCGTGAGTGTGAGAGGAGAGGTACGATTGAGAAACAAACCATAGTGAATGGTACGCTTAAGATAACGAAGAAGACATTTTAGAGCTTGCCAATGAGACTGACGAGGAGCATGCATGAATTGAGAAAGTTTATTGATGGCATAAGAGATATCCGGACGAGTGAAAGCGAGGTATTGAAGTGAGCCTACAAGTTTGCGATAGGGTGTGGCATCTATAGTAGGAGTAGAATCAATAGCTGATAGGGGTTCAGAGGTGCTTAGAGGGGTGGAGACTTCCTTTGCACCGTCCATATGAAACTGAGTGAGAACATCTTGAATGTGACGATGTTGAGACAGAAATAGACCAGATGGTGTGGGAATGACTTCAACACCGAGAAAGTGATGAAGCATTCCAATATCTTTCAAGGAAAATTTGTTGCTGAGAGCGGAAATgaattgagagagaaaggaagaattgTTTCCTGTGAGTACTATATCATCTACATAGACTAGAAAATAGCTAATAATGTGATTGGTATTATAGATGAATAGAGAAGGATCTGCCAGAGACTTCTTGAAGCCACAGTGAGTGAGGAAATTGGTGAGTTCAGTGTACCATGCCCGAGGAGCCTGTTTGAGGTCGTAAATGGATTTCTTGAGTTTACAAAGGTGATTGGGGAATTGTGGGTGAGTATAGCCCGGAGGTTGTACCATGTAAACTTCTTCATGAAGGGTACCTTGGAGAAAGGCATTATTGACATCCAGTTGTCTAAGAGGCCAATTATTGGAAAGAGCAATAGAGAGAACAGTTCGAGTAGTAACCGGTTTTGTGACTGGGCTAAAAGTATCAAAGTAATCTTTCCCATACTATTGATGAAAGCCTTTGGCAACTAAGCGAGCTTTGTATTTATCAATTGTGCCATCAGGTTTACGTTTGATTCGAAAGACCCATTTACAACCAATGGGTTTATGAGATGCCGGAGGTACTAGTTCCCAAGTTTGATTGTGTATGAGTGCATTAAACTCATCTTCCATGGCATGACGCCATTGGGTGTCCTTGCTGGCTTGAAGGTGGGTGGTGGGTTCAATAGTGGGTGGTATCGGATGAATAGTGGTGGTGTTGACAAGGTGTTCGTTATAATATTTTGGGTTGCGGGTGCGATTTCTGGGAAGAGGGTATGGGCTGGAACGAGTATTGTCAGTATCATTTGGGATGATAGAGGGGCTGGGCGGATCAGGTGTGTGTGTGGAGCTGGGCTGAATGAGAGTATTTTGTGAGCTTGACGAAGGAGGATTATGATGTGGGCTGTTGAAAGGAGATGTTAGAGGGGTTGTAGTTGAGTGATTTATCGGTGAAGTGGGAGTAGTGGGTGCTGAAGTCGAATCAGCAACTGGATCAGCTGTTGGAGTGGGCTGCGAAACAATAGGGACAATGTTTGGGAGGACTGGTACAACACAAGGGGATGAGGCAGTTGCAGTGGTAGTTGGCTCGGTTGATAGGAAGTCATTTGTAGTGGGAAGTGGGCTGTCATTATTAGATATAGAAGCATAGGGAAAGGTGTGTTCAATGAACTAAACATGTCTTGAGTGATAGAGTTTGTGTGATATAGGGTCATAGCATTTGTATGCTGATTTGGATGCTGAATATCTAAGAAAAATGCATTTGGCGGAGCGAGGGTGGAGTTTAGTGACTGCATAGGGCCGAAGCCAAGGGAAACAGAGACAACCAAAGGGTTTAAGATTGTTATATGCGGGTGGGGAGTTGTAAAGTTCTTGGTAGGGAGAGATATTGTCAAGAATGGATGTGGGTAATCGATTAATTAGGTGAACAGCCGTTTGAAAGGCATGAGACCAAAAAGTGAGAGGAAGGTGGGCATGGTGGAGGAGAGAGAGACCGGTTTCAACAATGTGTCGATGTCGTCTTTCTGCAACTCCATTTTGCTCAAGTGTGTGTGGAGGTGTTGTGAAGTGGGAGATACCATTTCCCTGTAGGTATCGAGTAAGAGCAATATACTCACCACCATTGTCTGTAAACAGAGAGATAAGAGGGGTTTTATGGTATTTTTCAGCCAGGGTTCTGAATTGAGGAAATAATATTGAGACATCAGATTTTTTTCTTCATTGGATAAAGCCAGGTATACTTGGAGAAAAAATCAACAAAGATGACATAGTAAAGGAAGCCATCATTAGATTGTTTGACTGGTCCCCAAACATCATAGTAGACAAGTTCAAGAGGTTTAGAGGCAACAAATGAATTGCTACCAAATGGTAGTTTATGAATTTTATTAATGGAGCATGCATCACAATGAAAGTTATTGAAATACATTGAACTTGACTCTAAATTTAACTGCCTAAAAAGAGACTTGAGAACTTTGATAGACGGGTGACCCAGCTTGTGATGCCATGAATGAAGAGAACTGGTTGAAATGGTGAGagtgtttagttgaggtagttgACGAAGAGACTGAATGGCTGCGTAATAGATGTCATTAATGTTCACCCCCCGCATTAGACACGCCCCCGTGCGAAGATCCTTGACAGCAAAATAATGTGGAAAGAATTCAACAGAGACACGGTTAGATTTACACAGTTTGGCAACATAAACAAGATTATTACGCAATTTTGGAACACAAAAAACATTATGCAGATGTAACAATTTTGAGGAAGTGGGGAGTATAGTATGACTAGTGTGAGAGATTGGAAGACTCATACCATTTCCTAACACAATTTCATCGGGTCCTCCATATTCCGAGAGGGTGTGGAATGAAGCCGGATTTGAAGCCACATGATGAGAAGCTCCTGTGTCAAACATCCATGGTGGGTTGGACGATGTGGGTCCAGCTGCAGTGGTATTAACTGAAGGTGATGGTGCTGTCAATGAGATGGAGATGTTGTTGTCTTTCAAGAATCGGGCAAGTTTCCTGCAGTCTTTAGTGTCGTGACCTGGAATATTACAAAATTGACAAAAGGCAGAGGATCGATTTCCACTATGAGTgaaattgttggcatttgttgaCCCAGAGAATCGATTTTGGCGAGGACCAGAATTACTGAAGCGATTAAACTTGTTGGAGCTTTTGTTGTCTGTCGATTGCCTGGAATTATGACGAGAGAATTGTTTCTGAGTGTTGTTTACAGTAACGATTTTCGGTGTCGATTGATTGTCTTTGAGGGTTCTTTCATGGTCTACGAGCTTATCAAAGAGATCAGGGAAGGTGATAGTTGTGTCTCTGATTTTGAGGGCAGCAGCTATGTGAGTGTAGTCTTCACCTAATTGACTCAGAATGTGCACAATGAGGTCCTCCTCGTCGATTGGACTCTGTGCTAGGGCTAATTCGTCGACAATGCTCTTCATCTCAGTGAGGAAATCAGCAATTGGACGAGACCCCTTTGGATTGTTGGCTAATCTGAACTTAAGGGAGATTATTCTTGATCGAGAGACACTTGCATAGCTGTCATTGAGTCGCTTGAAGACTTGTCTTGAAGTGTCGGCAGAGGAAACAATTGGCTGGATAGTTTCAGAACAACTGCCGAGCAGAGCACCTAACAAGATCTGGTCTTGTCGATACCATGGGCGGTATTTCGGATTAGGTTTTGTAGCGTCAGTAAGAAGAGTCTTAGATGGGGCTTCTTGTGACCCATCAATGAAATGATCAAGGCCTAAGCCGATTAGGGTAGATATAACCTGCTTTCGCCATATAAGAAAATTAGTGGCTGTTAATTTGATTGGAAAGTGAGATTGAGCTGTGACTTCGATAATAGCCATTAGCGACTGATAAAGATATtgggaattttttttttggatcgaGAATAGCTCAGAGGAGCAAGATGCGCTCTGATACCATATGGAGAGTAATTGATGCTGTGAAAATCTTAGATATATTCATTAATACGATTGTCTTATATAGGCTGAATACAAATGTTTGACTGTTCCATATTTACAGGAGAATAAGTAGCAGCTAGACTAGGTAATTTGACTATACAATTACACGTGATAATATCTAATTATACATAAGATAAATCTATTCGTGAATATCCTTAATAATAACAATATTCTAATCGTTTTGAtcacattaaaaaaaataataataaaaaaaaaaaaaaagggaggGGGGGTTGTTTGGTTGCTCATGCAAGCTTTTAGGTGTAGTTGTGCCTTTCACACTCATCATCCATATAATTTAGGCTATCTTTTtgttttttgaatttattttactTGTACTAGACTAGAGTTGCTTACAAAGTAGCTGTGGTTGACATAAAAGGTTTACGGATGGTCTAGACAACAACCCGATTTCATGTTAGATGcgtgaaaaaaattaaaattttatttttataatatggTGCAACTACTCTATAGGTCCAAAAACAAAGCAATATGgtgcaaaaataaaataaataaataaatttaaaaaaaaaaagaaaaaaaattaagggAAATACCGTCTATAGACATTTTTTGGGGTTGAATtctaaaatatagaaaaaaaattggatttcTGAGTATAGACATGGATTCTACGGAGGTAAGCACCGAGGGCTCCGCATAATGGTAAAAGTGTAAATAAATTAGGGTAATAAAAAAAAACCCTCAAGATCCATTCCGCAGAGCTACCTCCGAGGAATGGATCTTCACGAAAAATAAAATCACCTCCAATGATTCTTTTATGTAAAGATCTCCAATTAAAAGACCAATTTTTTTTCACTTCACATTCATTCCAAACATTGTCAAGATAAATTCATACTATCATaatattttattgaaaataaTTAGTTGCGAAATAAATATAAACCCCGAAGAAtcgatgtgaaaaaaaaaattctgaaGATCCATTCCTCGGAGCTACCTCTGCGGAATGAGTTTAGTCCTCGGAGGTAGCTTCGCGGAATGGATCTTGAGGTTTTTTTTAATACCCTGATTTATTTACAATTTTGCTATTCCGCGAAGCTACAATGGATTCCGCAGAGCCCTCATAGCTTACATTCGTGGAATCCATGTCGATACTTGGAAATCCAATTTTGTGTATATATTTTGGAATTCAACCGCAAAAAATATTTATAGCCGATATTTTCCCAAAAAATTGGGTGCCACTACTATCCGCCCCtataaactatattttaaaaAACTATTCAAATCAGCTATTCAAAGAGCTTTTAAAGTGTTTTTAAAATTATCTCATGTCTTTTCAACAAGATTTTGTAGATTTCTCACACCTTTTATTAATCTTAGAGGAACTTCGACTAACTTTATTTAAGCAATTGTTTAACTTATTACCAGTGTGAAGTATAAACTAAAACTAGTGTTTGGATAGGGACttttaaaaaatagtttataCCAGTTCCACACCGGAGATAAATCATTTTTGATAAGTTAATTCTCACTAACTTATCAAAAGTTTTCAAACActtttttaaaaactttgtttttGTATCAATATACGTTAATAAGTTAAAATGTGCATATCATTTTAAATAAACACCCCCAAACACCCTCttagaaaataaaatttatacgaaaaaacatatttttaaacCAAGTTTGTTCCAACATATATAccaaattaattaatttatataataacATATAGTTATATAACTTAAAATATGGATTGAGTAGAGGCCCAAAATAAACAAAACCGAATAGGAATCAGATATATATAAATCAATGCAG is part of the Lactuca sativa cultivar Salinas chromosome 7, Lsat_Salinas_v11, whole genome shotgun sequence genome and harbors:
- the LOC111891058 gene encoding 5'-adenylylsulfate reductase 3, chloroplastic — protein: MALAVTSSTSIVFSSSNRTEQGVQFNSSNFHPSDRSNRLPAAFSLSQKRSAAVKPLNAEPKRNDSIVPSAATIFAPDVVEKSVEVVDIEKLAKDLENSSPLAIMDKALEKYGNDIAIAFSGAEDVALIEYAHLTGRPFRVFSLDTGRLNPETYKFFDEVEKHYNIRIEYMFPDAVEVQALVRTKGLFSFYEDGHQECCRVRKVRPLRRALKGLRAWITGQRKDQSPGTRSEVPVVQVDPVFEGMDGGPGSLVKFNPVANVAGNDIWSFLRTMDVPVNSLHAQGYVSIGCEPCTRSVLPGQHEREGRWWWEDAKAKECGLHKGNLKEESVNGNGNGNGNGNGNSAADIFESQNVVNLSRTGIENLVKMEDRKDAWMVVLYAPWCPFCQAMEASYVELADKLAGSGVKVGKFRADGDQKSFAKQELQLGSFPTILFFPKHSSRPIKYASEKRDVDSLMAFINALR